In Aquiflexum balticum DSM 16537, a single genomic region encodes these proteins:
- a CDS encoding Gfo/Idh/MocA family protein, whose protein sequence is MKNQRRQFLKKVGGSLALAGFGGVLEAGADEDLNILRSEIKPSANDRIRIGLIGAGIIGHYDAEAALKIVGVELAAVCDLYTGRLEFAKEKWGKDMFTTRDYREVLDREDIDAVLICTPDHWHQRISIDALNAGKHVYCEKPMVHKIEEGKAIIDAQKESKKVFQVGSQRASALAILEAKKVLESGMIGELTYIQAYCDRTDFRGAWNYSIPLDASPETVDFDTFLGDTPKVPFDATRFFRWRNYKDYGTGAAGDLIVHLLTGIHTITESQGPTRIFSLGDLKYWQDGREAYDIVNALMDYPASEKHKSFQLYTRANLADGEGKGGFGMKMFGTEGVIDIGWHEFKVSTVKRGKAPGFGGYDAFESFSKAQKTEFQKWYKQTYGSEQSGYHIGRQKVYSAPIGYDDRMDHMVVFFNAVRNNNQVLEDASFGLRAAAPSLACNLSIEQGRQILWDPVEMKLV, encoded by the coding sequence ATGAAAAATCAACGCAGACAGTTTTTAAAAAAAGTCGGTGGCTCATTAGCATTGGCAGGCTTTGGAGGAGTACTTGAAGCAGGAGCTGATGAGGACTTAAACATACTAAGAAGCGAAATCAAACCAAGTGCCAATGATCGTATCAGGATCGGTTTGATTGGTGCTGGAATCATTGGGCATTATGATGCGGAAGCTGCTCTGAAAATAGTCGGAGTTGAGCTGGCTGCGGTTTGTGACCTTTATACAGGACGCCTCGAATTTGCCAAAGAAAAATGGGGAAAGGATATGTTCACCACAAGGGACTACCGGGAAGTGCTTGATCGTGAAGATATAGATGCAGTATTGATTTGCACACCGGACCATTGGCATCAGCGGATTTCCATAGATGCCCTCAATGCAGGCAAACATGTTTACTGTGAGAAACCTATGGTCCATAAGATTGAAGAGGGAAAAGCGATCATTGATGCCCAAAAGGAATCCAAAAAGGTGTTTCAGGTTGGTAGCCAAAGGGCGAGTGCATTAGCGATTTTGGAAGCAAAAAAGGTTTTGGAAAGCGGGATGATTGGTGAATTGACTTATATTCAAGCTTACTGTGACCGAACTGATTTCCGCGGGGCATGGAATTATTCAATACCTCTTGATGCTTCACCGGAAACTGTGGATTTTGACACATTTTTAGGAGATACGCCAAAGGTGCCATTCGATGCGACACGGTTTTTCAGGTGGAGAAACTATAAGGACTACGGAACAGGGGCTGCCGGGGATTTGATAGTACACCTATTGACAGGCATTCATACCATTACAGAATCACAAGGCCCCACCAGGATTTTCAGCCTTGGGGACTTGAAATATTGGCAAGATGGTCGTGAAGCCTACGATATCGTAAATGCATTGATGGATTATCCCGCTTCCGAAAAACATAAATCCTTTCAGCTCTATACCCGGGCAAATTTGGCTGATGGGGAAGGAAAAGGTGGATTCGGTATGAAGATGTTTGGCACGGAAGGCGTGATTGATATTGGTTGGCATGAATTCAAGGTTTCTACGGTCAAGCGCGGCAAAGCACCTGGATTTGGTGGTTACGATGCATTTGAAAGCTTCTCAAAAGCCCAAAAAACCGAATTCCAGAAGTGGTACAAGCAAACCTATGGATCAGAGCAAAGCGGCTATCATATTGGCCGACAGAAGGTTTACAGTGCACCGATTGGCTACGATGACCGTATGGATCATATGGTGGTTTTCTTTAACGCCGTACGGAATAACAACCAAGTATTGGAAGATGCTTCCTTTGGCTTAAGGGCAGCAGCACCGTCCTTGGCCTGCAACTTGAGTATCGAACAGGGAAGACAGATTCTTTGGGATCCGGTGGAGATGAAGTTGGTTTGA
- a CDS encoding M1 family metallopeptidase: MNIFIKPFLSLILLFTVAIGYSQTEKFTRADTLRGSITPERGWWDLNYYHLDVEIFPDTKSISGTNTVRYQVKEEHQVLQIDLQEPLKIIAARQDGQELMIRKEGAAHFIKLSKKQVPGTFEEIIISYEGQPKEAVRPPWDGGITWQKDDNGKHFIASSNQGIGSSIWWPSKDHPADEVDSMLISVTLPKDLMNISNGRLRKVEKKGKTRTYHWFVSNPINDYGVNINIGDYVHFSEKYPGEKGELDMEYYVLKNNLEKAKVQFQDARRMMEAFEHWFGPYPFYEDSYKLVEAPYLGMEHQSSVTYGNGYQNGYRGTDLSGTGWGLKFDFIIIHESGHEWFANNITYKDVADMWIHESFTNYSESLFVEYFYGKEAGQEYVRGTRTRIENKLPIIGRYSVNHKGSGDMYYKGGNILNMLRQILDDDEKWRQILRGLNREFYHQTVTTEQVENYISRESGLNLENFFNQYLRNVSIPTLEYYFSDEETLHYRWGNSINSFDMPVDIAIGTETMRISPTTQWQQTKVKKSGSLTVDPDYYVGSFRLR; encoded by the coding sequence ATGAACATCTTTATAAAACCATTCTTATCCTTAATCTTACTTTTTACTGTGGCTATAGGTTATTCCCAAACTGAAAAGTTTACCCGTGCTGATACCTTAAGAGGAAGTATTACCCCCGAAAGAGGCTGGTGGGATTTGAATTATTACCATTTGGATGTGGAAATTTTTCCTGATACGAAATCCATTTCCGGTACAAATACGGTGAGGTATCAGGTGAAAGAGGAGCATCAGGTGCTGCAGATTGACCTTCAGGAGCCTCTAAAGATCATTGCTGCAAGACAGGATGGACAGGAATTGATGATCAGGAAAGAAGGGGCAGCTCATTTTATCAAATTGAGCAAAAAGCAGGTTCCGGGAACTTTTGAGGAGATCATTATCAGTTATGAAGGCCAACCCAAGGAAGCTGTCCGCCCACCTTGGGATGGTGGCATTACCTGGCAAAAGGATGATAACGGCAAGCATTTTATTGCTTCATCCAACCAAGGAATTGGTTCCAGTATTTGGTGGCCAAGCAAGGACCATCCTGCCGACGAAGTGGACAGCATGCTGATCAGTGTAACGTTACCAAAAGATCTTATGAACATTTCCAATGGAAGGTTGAGGAAAGTGGAGAAGAAAGGAAAAACGAGAACCTACCATTGGTTTGTCAGTAATCCCATCAATGACTATGGTGTCAATATCAATATCGGGGATTATGTGCATTTCTCTGAAAAATATCCCGGAGAAAAGGGAGAACTTGATATGGAATACTATGTCCTGAAGAACAACCTGGAAAAGGCTAAAGTACAGTTTCAGGATGCAAGGCGCATGATGGAAGCTTTCGAACATTGGTTTGGTCCGTACCCTTTTTATGAAGACAGTTACAAATTGGTGGAAGCACCCTATTTGGGAATGGAGCATCAGAGTTCGGTTACCTATGGTAACGGCTATCAAAACGGCTATCGGGGAACAGACCTAAGCGGTACCGGTTGGGGGCTGAAGTTTGATTTTATCATCATCCACGAATCCGGGCATGAGTGGTTTGCCAACAACATTACCTATAAGGATGTGGCAGATATGTGGATTCATGAGAGTTTTACCAATTATTCCGAAAGTCTCTTTGTGGAATATTTCTATGGAAAAGAAGCAGGACAGGAGTATGTCCGTGGCACCCGTACCCGGATTGAAAACAAACTACCTATTATCGGGAGGTATTCTGTGAATCATAAAGGTTCGGGCGATATGTATTACAAAGGCGGAAATATCCTGAACATGCTCCGTCAAATCCTGGATGATGATGAAAAATGGAGACAAATCCTGAGGGGATTGAACCGTGAATTTTACCATCAGACTGTCACAACAGAACAAGTGGAAAACTATATTTCAAGAGAAAGTGGCTTGAATTTAGAGAATTTCTTTAACCAATATCTAAGAAATGTTTCAATTCCGACTTTAGAATATTACTTTTCGGATGAGGAGACTCTCCATTATCGCTGGGGCAACAGCATAAATTCATTTGATATGCCCGTGGATATAGCAATTGGAACAGAAACAATGCGAATTTCACCCACTACCCAATGGCAGCAAACTAAGGTAAAAAAGTCTGGTTCACTCACAGTAGACCCGGATTATTATGTGGGGAGTTTTCGATTGAGGTAA